A DNA window from Vigna angularis cultivar LongXiaoDou No.4 chromosome 1, ASM1680809v1, whole genome shotgun sequence contains the following coding sequences:
- the LOC108326390 gene encoding vesicle-associated membrane protein 724 isoform X2, protein MSQESFIYSFVARGTVVLAEYTEFTGNFPAIAAQCLQKLPSSNNKFTYNCDHHTFNFLVEDGYAYCVVAKESVSKQISIAFLERVKADFRKRYGGGKADTAVAKSLNKEFGPVMKEHMKYIIDHAEEIEKLIKVKAQVSEVKSIMLENIDKAIDRGENLTILADKSETLHSQEQFIFPC, encoded by the exons ATGAGTCAGGAATCGTTTATATACAGCTTCGTGGCTCGGGGGACGGTGGTGTTAGCTGAGTACACCGAGTTCACCGGGAACTTCCCTGCAATTGCAGCTCAGTGTCTCCAGAAACTACCCTCTTCCAATAACAAGTTCACCTACAATTGTGACCACCACACCTTCAATTTTCTCGTCGAAGATGGTTACG CTTACTGTGTTGTTGCCAAGGAATCTGTGAGCAAACAAATCTCTATTGCTTTCCTAGAACGTGTCAAAGCGGACTTTAGGAAAAGATATGGGGGTGGAAAGGCTGACACAGCTGTTGCCAAAAGTCTCAACAAGGAGTTTGG ACCAGTAATGAAAGAGCACATGAAGTATATAATAGACCATGCTGAAGAGATTGAAAAGCTAATAAAAGTGAAGGCTCAAGTTTCAGAAGTTAAGAGTATCATGTTAGAGAACATTGATAAG GCCATTGATAGAGGAGAAAATCTAACTATTCTTGCCGACAAGTCTGAGACATTGCACTCACAA GAACAGTTTATATTCCCCTGCTAA
- the LOC108326390 gene encoding vesicle-associated membrane protein 724 isoform X1: protein MSQESFIYSFVARGTVVLAEYTEFTGNFPAIAAQCLQKLPSSNNKFTYNCDHHTFNFLVEDGYAYCVVAKESVSKQISIAFLERVKADFRKRYGGGKADTAVAKSLNKEFGPVMKEHMKYIIDHAEEIEKLIKVKAQVSEVKSIMLENIDKAIDRGENLTILADKSETLHSQAQEFRKKGTQVRRKMWYQNMKIKLVVLGILLLLVLVIWLSVCHGFNCAN from the exons ATGAGTCAGGAATCGTTTATATACAGCTTCGTGGCTCGGGGGACGGTGGTGTTAGCTGAGTACACCGAGTTCACCGGGAACTTCCCTGCAATTGCAGCTCAGTGTCTCCAGAAACTACCCTCTTCCAATAACAAGTTCACCTACAATTGTGACCACCACACCTTCAATTTTCTCGTCGAAGATGGTTACG CTTACTGTGTTGTTGCCAAGGAATCTGTGAGCAAACAAATCTCTATTGCTTTCCTAGAACGTGTCAAAGCGGACTTTAGGAAAAGATATGGGGGTGGAAAGGCTGACACAGCTGTTGCCAAAAGTCTCAACAAGGAGTTTGG ACCAGTAATGAAAGAGCACATGAAGTATATAATAGACCATGCTGAAGAGATTGAAAAGCTAATAAAAGTGAAGGCTCAAGTTTCAGAAGTTAAGAGTATCATGTTAGAGAACATTGATAAG GCCATTGATAGAGGAGAAAATCTAACTATTCTTGCCGACAAGTCTGAGACATTGCACTCACAA GCCCAGGAGTTCAGAAAGAAGGGAACTCAAGTCCGTCGGAAGATGTGGTATCAgaacatgaaaattaaattggTTGTTCTTGGAATTTTGTTGCTTTTGGTTCTGGTTATCTGGCTTTCTGTCTGCCATGGATTCAACTGTGCAAATTAA
- the LOC108332882 gene encoding probable xyloglucan galactosyltransferase GT19 — MNRKKGMGMLKGSGWPLLMLMMLSVGKMAASSEEEECENRWIHIRKLPSRFNLDLLANCSEYPMLDDLCPYLGNHGLGQKTHNRSRSWYRTDPSMLELVFHRRMLEYPCLTQDPLRAKAIYLPYYAGLDALRYLYGSESNFSALHGLHLFHFLHQDNPQIWARHMAHDHFLVMARPAWDFSQPLTNDPPFWGTSFLELPQFFNLTALTLEARAWPWQEHAVPYPTSFHPLNLGLLDSWITRARRSKRSILALFAGGGGGGGSSSPNIRRSIRSECENATSDPSYEKLCEIVDCSNGVCEHDPVRFMRPMLQASFCLQPPGDTPTRRSTFDSILAGCIPVFFEDLSAKSQYGWHLPENEFEDFSVFIPKEEVVFKGLRILNVLQRIPRSKVRSLRQRVLALIPNVLYRKHDSSPGLKAKKDAFDLAIDGTLDKIRSRVQELHSVI, encoded by the coding sequence ATGAATAGAAAGAAAGGAATGGGGATGTTGAAAGGCAGCGGATGGCCGTTGTTGATGTTAATGATGTTGTCGGTGGGGAAAATGGCGGCATCATCGGAAGAGGAAGAATGCGAGAATCGATGGATCCACATAAGGAAGCTACCTTCAAGATTCAACCTGGATCTGCTGGCAAACTGTTCCGAGTATCCAATGTTGGACGACCTGTGTCCCTACCTAGGAAACCACGGTCTGGGACAGAAAACCCATAACCGCTCCCGGAGTTGGTACCGAACCGACCCTTCCATGCTGGAACTCGTCTTCCACCGTCGGATGCTGGAGTACCCCTGCCTCACGCAAGATCCCCTGCGCGCAAAGGCTATCTATCTCCCCTACTACGCGGGCCTCGATGCCCTACGCTACCTCTACGGCTCAGAATCAAACTTCAGCGCCCTACACGGTCTCCACCTCTTCCATTTCCTCCATCAAGACAACCCCCAAATCTGGGCTCGTCACATGGCCCACGACCACTTCCTCGTCATGGCCCGCCCCGCCTGGGACTTCTCTCAACCCCTCACCAACGACCCTCCCTTCTGGGGCACCTCCTTCCTCGAGTTGCCCCAATTTTTTAACCTCACCGCCCTCACGCTCGAGGCCCGCGCGTGGCCCTGGCAGGAACACGCCGTTCCCTATCCCACCTCCTTCCACCCTCTCAACCTCGGACTCCTCGATTCCTGGATCACACGGGCCCGCCGCTCCAAGCGCTCCATCCTCGCGCTATTCGCCGGCGGTGGAGGCGGAGGCGGATCCTCGTCGCCCAACATCCGTCGGAGCATACGCAGCGAGTGTGAGAACGCCACCTCGGACCCCTCTTACGAGAAGTTGTGCGAGATCGTGGACTGCTCCAACGGGGTTTGCGAGCACGACCCTGTTCGGTTTATGCGGCCCATGCTGCAGGCGAGTTTCTGCTTGCAGCCTCCCGGGGACACCCCCACCCGCCGGTCCACGTTCGACTCGATACTGGCGGGGTGTATACCGGTTTTCTTTGAGGATCTTTCGGCCAAGTCGCAGTATGGGTGGCATCTGCCCGAGAACGAGTTTGAGGATTTCTCTGTGTTTATTCCGAAGGAGGAGGTTGTGTTCAAGGGGTTGAGGATTTTGAACGTCTTGCAACGGATACCTAGGTCTAAGGTTAGGAGCTTGCGGCAAAGGGTTTTGGCGTTGATACCAAATGTCTTGTACAGGAAGCATGATAGTTCTCCCGGTCTCAAAGCTAAGAAGGATGCATTTGATTTGGCCATTGATGGTACATTGGATAAGATTCGATCCAGGGTCCAGGAACTTCATTCTGTTATCTGA